The Flavivirga eckloniae genomic interval GATATTAACGAAACGCAGCATACTACGGTTAATTTTCCCATCATAGCAGACGAAGATAGAAAAGTATCTGAATTATACGATATGATTCATCCTAATGCGGATAGTAATTTAACAGTACGTTCGGTTTTTGTTATTGGAGCCGACAAAAAAGTTAAGTTAACTATAACGTACCCTGCATCAACCGGCAGAAATTTTGATGAGTTGTTACGTGTTATCGACTCTTTACAGTTAACAGCATATCATAAGGTGGCCACTCCGGCAAATTGGAACAACGGGGACGATTGTGTGGTTGTACCTTCTATTGCATCAGAAGACATTCCGGGCATTTTTCCAAAAGGGTTTAAAGAAGTTAAGCCTTATTTAAGAATGACGCCACAACCTAATTTAAATTAGGAAGGTTTCTTATTTATAAATTTTTAATTTGATATTGTATAACAAATAGCTTTACATTATCTTTGCGAAAGATTTTATAAAAAAGACACTTACAATTATGTTTGATTTTGATCAATATTTAGGATTTTTAGCTTTTTTAACCATACTAACAATAGGATT includes:
- a CDS encoding peroxiredoxin; amino-acid sequence: MAAIRLGDEAPNFTAQSTEGTINFHDWLGDSWGVLFSHPADYTPVCTTELGTVAKYKAEFDKRNVKVVALSVDGIDSHNGWVKDINETQHTTVNFPIIADEDRKVSELYDMIHPNADSNLTVRSVFVIGADKKVKLTITYPASTGRNFDELLRVIDSLQLTAYHKVATPANWNNGDDCVVVPSIASEDIPGIFPKGFKEVKPYLRMTPQPNLN